The following DNA comes from Candidatus Desulfofervidus auxilii.
TCTTGACAAAGACAAAAAATAAATTTAGAATAATTTTTTAAAAAAAGAAATTAAAAAGGAGAGAAACATGCAGGCAAAAATTACAGTGATAAGTATAAGTATTTTTATAGTATTATTCCTTTTAAATTCGGCCATAGCCGGAGAAGTCTGTATTTCTTGTCATAAAACAGTTACTCCAGGATTGGTAAAGGATTGGCAGACAAGTAAGCATCGTGAAATGGATGTCACTTGCTCTATTTGTCATGGGGAAAAACACAATAGTCGCAAAAATGTAAATTTGGCTCAATTACCTGATGAACATGTTTGTGCTCAATGCCATGAGACCCAATTCAATCAATTTATTAAAGGAAAACATAATCGGGGTTGGACTGCCTTGAATGCCATGCCTGTTACCCATTTGGAGCCTGATGAATTGATGGAAGGAGGAAGAGGTTGTGGAGGCTGTCATAATATGGGTATTAAAAGTGAAGAGCAGAAGAAGGAATTACATGCAAAAGGTTATCGTTATCAAAACAATTCTTGTGATGAGTGTCATACGAGACATAGTTTTTCTAAAAAAGAGGCATTAGATCCCCATGCCTGTCAGCAATGCCACATGGGTTATGACCATCCCCAATGGGAGATGTGGAGCAGTAGTAAGCATGGTGCTCGCTGGTT
Coding sequences within:
- a CDS encoding cytochrome C, with protein sequence MQAKITVISISIFIVLFLLNSAIAGEVCISCHKTVTPGLVKDWQTSKHREMDVTCSICHGEKHNSRKNVNLAQLPDEHVCAQCHETQFNQFIKGKHNRGWTALNAMPVTHLEPDELMEGGRGCGGCHNMGIKSEEQKKELHAKGYRYQNNSCDECHTRHSFSKKEALDPHACQQCHMGYDHPQWEMWSSSKHGARWFAKEAGGLSKDAPAPKCQDCHLPNGTHTNRTAWGFLGV